A window of Punica granatum isolate Tunisia-2019 chromosome 8, ASM765513v2, whole genome shotgun sequence genomic DNA:
ATTTGAAATGTTGAGGCATAAAGCAGGAGCAACAGGAGTACCTCTAGACCACTCTTCAAGCCAATGCCGAGAACGGTGACACCAAGTCCGATTAACAAAACGTCCTTCCTGGTGTTCCCAAAAGGTATCTAGTGCAGAAACAAGTAAAACATAAGATTAAAATGTCTACACACTAATAACATGAGTCAGGAGATTCACTGAGAAGATTGAAAATGACCAAATATATTCTAATGTACATTTCCACTCAAAATGAAATGCAGTCACGGAGTCTACTGTTTAGGTCCCTACCCCTCCCACGTTACACATTTTCCAGTTAAATGAGAAGAAACAACAATTGTAGAATCAATGGTCAAACTGATCATTCTAAATTGTGTATCAGCAGTCGGCACCACGGCTTCTGCTAGAATCAAGAGACCTCGGTGCTTGATGGTCACTTTTCCATTTGATTTCCCATCTAACAGCTAATTTCGAGAGACAAGCGAACCCATGAAACAGCAAACACCATACTACTCATCTTCGAGACTCAAAACACAGGGTTGAGAAAGCATGCTTCGCATCTAAGGGGCGAGAAAtccgtgtgtgtgtgtgttcaAAACATACCTTTCCCTGATCAGGGGATTCCTCCGCGCTGTTTCCAGCGTCTGAATAGCATCTAATTCTAGAAACAGTAAATATCACTCTCTCCGCCATCCCGCCCATCGATCCTCTTCTTGAGCTTCGCAGAGATATCCTTTCTGAGAAAATTCCAAAAGGCATGACTCAACGAATACCAAATCGCTCTTCCGACAAACTATAACACAGCCTGAAAAGGAAACTAAAGCAAAATCTGGAGATTCAAATACAAAAGTACTGAAGTTTCTGATGGTAATGAATCAAATAACTGACCTCCGACTAAGTTTTTGACGGTTCTCCCGTTTGGTTGCAGAGGAGTCGGCAGCGCTGAAGCAGCGATGACGGAACTCGCAGCATGTTTGCATGAGACCCCGCAGCTCGAGCTTCCGAGCGGGAACGAAGCCATCCAGACGACGAATTGCGACCTCTCTGAAGACAACAGCGCAGAGCACAGATGAGCAACAAAGCAGAACACCGATTACGCAGCCAGTGGTTAATAAATGCATAGAATACCTCAACACTAACGAAGATTTCACGGAgtaggaggaagaggaggaggaggtggagaGAGCTCCGGTGGGGGAGTGGCAGGGCAGCGAGTGGTGGTGGCAGAGCCGCGCGCTCCAAGGACGACCGTGGAGCTCAAACTGGTTGCGCTGCGGATGGGCtgaaatgataagtggcgcgTGAGCCTCACGTGATTAGATCTTTTCCGGTCTATAGCAGATAGATAGAGCTGAGCCGGAACGGGGCTATTTGcgtcattttcaaaattagacCGGGCTGAGCCGGCCCTCTATCGGTCCAACCAATCAAATGGATTCTTGGAGCCGGGACCCCTGCCCATGTACAATcttattattttacaaaaaaaaaaaatatgttaaaataatttgtttttagTTATTAAATAATTGCTTTTAGTTGTTTGCGGTTataaagtaatattttttagttattaaataataatgcaTATACGAACTCTGCTAGCTAATTTCACACGGGCAACGTGAAAATCTTGAATGACTATACAACATGTCAGTTCGGTTACATATACTATGCAAATTCATCACcttatatccatatataactTCTTGTTCACGCATTGCGCggacttttattttaatatattttaattaatatttataaaatatattttagaaataaattaaatggtGGCTTTGTTTTTGGGAGCTTATACGGACTTACTATTAATGATGGGGAGCATATAATATGGAAgatcactaaaaaaaatttccaaattaGTATTGTAGACACATGATGGGCCTtacgtttttctttttctttttctatcgTATTTtgtttctaattaattaattataaatataacagGAACACCACAATTATCGGAGAACttcataatattatatattagagaaaatgtatttatatatttttaaaaagtctTCTTGCGGATAAAGACTTACCCCtaggatgaaaataaaaatatgaggCTCCGTAGGGGATGAAAAACTTTCgcctttaactttaatttctcTTGAAAATAAGACGGTATAATAAAGTCAAGGCCTCTAGCGGCTACATCAGTTGAAAAAAAGGAGTCACTGCTGCTGACAAAATTGTGAATTGATTTTCATCCTCTTATCTTGCGTCATCCTTCCATGAAAACACTTGAAGGGTATTCCAAGACGTAATTTTTTGTCGAAACCCTTGGAATTATCGAAACGTCTTTGACGTGATTATCAGTTTCGTGCGTCATCGGAGTTCACGGAGTCCCAGAGATTAATAAGGCGAAACCTGGACACCTTGagttagccaaaaaaaaaaaaagtaatttcttGAACGCTTCAAAAACAAACTTATGCTGCAAAATTTGTACGACATTAATGATACAATGGATTTGAGGACAGAATTATAATAAGGAACAAATTGTAGTTATTGTGAAGCTGTACCGGCTTATAGTTATCAACCAATCGAGTAAGCATCACTATTGCCCAACAACAAATACTGAAGTACCATCTCCCATAAGTCCTCATAGGTGTGCTGGAAAGGACCTTGGGTGGCTATAAACCGAGACACCTCGTCACTCGAAGGAGACTACATTAAGGAGACATTTTAAAAGGATTGGATCATGAATGCTCCGAAATGTTTCGAATAGATTCGGATGGATACTGGCTACGCGCCGAGACAAAGCTCGCAGTAATATGACCTTGTGCAGCTGGTCTGTAGTCCTTACACGGGTTAAGAACAACACGATTGTCgtcaattgaaattaataacaAACAACAAATCTTAAAAAGGATGCTCTGCAGGACATATTTTGTATATAATACATAAtgttgcgtttgatttcaaaataaaattttaaaatatgattttaattttgaaaaagagtagtataaatgagattcaccctttgattttgtatgagttattttgttttgttgtgaaaaaaatagtataaatAGGATCcactttttgactttgtatgaattattttattttgttattgataaaattaaattaaagttgtgattttaaaatcacatttacaAACCACACGAGTGAAAATTCAGTGCCAAATTGCCAATCGATGCACATAAAGAGTGAATCACACTAACATGTAATGATATCTCGGCAGCGGTTTTTGCTCAGATTGACATCAACAAG
This region includes:
- the LOC116216059 gene encoding uncharacterized protein LOC116216059, with amino-acid sequence MASFPLGSSSCGVSCKHAASSVIAASALPTPLQPNGRTVKNLVGERISLRSSRRGSMGGMAERVIFTVSRIRCYSDAGNSAEESPDQGKIPFGNTRKDVLLIGLGVTVLGIGLKSGLEFVGVDPLQAGNVVQLLLVLGLTLGWISTYIFRVSNKEMTYAQQLRDYEKKVMEKRLESLSEAELEALLEQVEEEKRRLASGEQVN